Proteins co-encoded in one Candidatus Binatia bacterium genomic window:
- the alr gene encoding alanine racemase, whose amino-acid sequence MSHTHSDASRLTRAFIHLDRLTHNLRLLQEQVGKRSLWPVIKGNAYGHGAPIVARHLTRLGYDTFGVADVDEAIALIEAGIDATFVILSATLPEHSEALIRYGCEPVVCTLEMAEALARDAGKAGRRVSVHLKVDTGMGRVGIRPDEVPTLLDRCRALPTLRVRGLMSHFPCADEADKTFSKEQIEQFRRVIEATKGYGIEVRHMANSAAVFDLPDSHFDAVRPGIAMYGLRPSSEIVNPRVQELEPVLEWKTRITFLKEVPAGVGLSYGHTFHTQRPSLIATVPVGYADGLSRRLSNCFHLLVRGVRCPQVGRITMDMSLIDVTSLRGQVESGDEAVIIGRQGDEEVTAEELAEKLGTISYEVVSTISHRVPRVVTGTAAS is encoded by the coding sequence TTGAGCCACACACATTCTGACGCGAGTCGCCTGACCAGGGCGTTCATCCATCTCGACCGTCTGACGCACAACCTGCGACTTCTCCAGGAGCAGGTGGGCAAGCGGTCTTTGTGGCCGGTGATCAAGGGGAACGCGTATGGACACGGCGCACCAATTGTCGCCCGGCATCTAACGCGTCTCGGCTACGACACGTTTGGCGTGGCCGATGTGGATGAAGCCATCGCGCTGATTGAGGCGGGCATCGACGCCACCTTTGTCATCCTCTCGGCGACCCTCCCCGAACACAGCGAAGCACTGATCCGGTACGGCTGCGAGCCGGTCGTGTGCACGCTGGAGATGGCCGAGGCGCTGGCGCGGGACGCGGGAAAGGCCGGGCGGCGCGTCTCGGTGCACCTCAAGGTCGACACCGGCATGGGGCGCGTCGGCATTCGCCCCGATGAGGTCCCGACATTGCTCGATCGCTGTCGGGCGCTTCCCACGCTGCGGGTGCGAGGGCTCATGAGCCACTTTCCCTGCGCCGATGAAGCCGACAAGACCTTTTCCAAAGAGCAGATCGAGCAATTTCGTCGCGTCATCGAGGCGACGAAGGGCTACGGGATCGAGGTTCGCCACATGGCGAATAGCGCCGCCGTGTTCGATTTGCCGGACTCGCACTTCGATGCAGTCCGGCCGGGGATCGCCATGTACGGCCTGCGGCCATCGTCGGAGATTGTGAACCCGCGCGTGCAGGAGCTCGAGCCGGTGCTGGAATGGAAGACGCGGATAACCTTTCTCAAAGAGGTTCCTGCCGGCGTTGGCCTCAGTTACGGACACACGTTCCACACGCAGCGGCCATCGCTCATCGCCACGGTTCCCGTCGGGTATGCGGATGGTCTCAGCCGGAGGCTGTCCAATTGTTTCCATCTCTTGGTCCGCGGTGTGCGGTGTCCTCAGGTCGGTCGCATCACCATGGACATGAGTCTGATCGACGTGACGTCGCTTCGAGGGCAAGTTGAGTCAGGCGACGAGGCGGTCATCATCGGCCGACAGGGCGACGAAGAGGTGACGGCCGAGGAATTGGCCGAGAAGCTCGGTACCATCAGCTACGAGGTTGTCAGCACCATCTCGCACCGCGTTCCTCGCGTCGTGACGGGCACAGCGGCCTCATAG